The following proteins come from a genomic window of Streptomyces sp. NBC_00539:
- a CDS encoding glycerol-3-phosphate dehydrogenase/oxidase: MRTATLGPAQRAEALAAMAERELDVLVVGAGVVGAGTALDAVTRGLSTGLVEARDWASGTSSRSSKLIHGGLRYLEMLDFALVREALKERGLLLGRLAPHLVKPVPFLYPLQHKAWERFYAGSGVALYDAMSVSSGHGRGLPTHRHLSRKHALRIAPALRKDALVGALQYYDAQMDDARYVTTLVRTAAVYGAHCANGARVIGFLREGERVVGARVRDVEGGGEYEIRAKQIVNATGVWTDDTQALIGERGQFHVRASKGIHLVVPKDRINSSTGLILRTEKSVLFVIPWGRHWIVGTTDTDWDLDKAHPAASSADIDYLLEHVNSVLAVPLTRDDVEGVYAGLRPLLAGESDATSKLSREHTVAHPVPGLVVVAGGKYTTYRVMAKDAVDEAVHGLDQRVADCVTEDVPLVGAEGYRALWNGRARIAGRTGLHVVRVEHLLNRYGSLTEELLDLIAADPGLGEPLSGADDYLRAEVVYAASHEGARHLEDVLTRRTRISIETFDRGTRSARECAELMAPVLGWDKQQIEKEVEHYEKRVEAERESQRQPDDQTADAARLGAPDIVPL, from the coding sequence GTGAGGACAGCGACACTGGGACCGGCGCAGCGCGCCGAGGCGCTCGCCGCAATGGCCGAACGCGAACTGGACGTGTTGGTGGTCGGCGCGGGCGTGGTCGGCGCCGGAACCGCGCTCGACGCCGTGACCAGAGGCCTCTCGACCGGCCTGGTGGAGGCCAGGGACTGGGCGTCGGGCACGTCGAGCAGGTCGAGCAAGCTGATCCACGGCGGCCTCAGGTACCTGGAGATGCTGGACTTCGCGCTCGTGCGCGAGGCGCTGAAAGAGCGCGGCCTGCTGCTGGGGCGGCTGGCCCCGCACCTGGTCAAGCCCGTGCCGTTCCTCTACCCGCTCCAGCACAAGGCCTGGGAGCGGTTCTACGCCGGTTCGGGCGTGGCCCTCTACGACGCGATGTCGGTCTCCAGCGGGCACGGACGGGGCCTGCCGACCCACCGGCACCTCTCGCGCAAGCACGCCCTGCGGATCGCGCCCGCGCTGCGCAAGGACGCCCTGGTGGGGGCCCTGCAGTACTACGACGCCCAGATGGACGACGCCCGGTACGTGACGACGCTGGTCCGGACGGCCGCGGTCTACGGGGCGCACTGCGCCAACGGGGCGCGGGTCATCGGCTTCCTGCGCGAGGGCGAACGGGTGGTCGGGGCGCGGGTGCGGGACGTCGAGGGCGGCGGGGAGTACGAGATCCGCGCCAAGCAGATCGTGAACGCCACCGGGGTGTGGACGGACGACACGCAGGCGCTGATCGGGGAGCGGGGCCAGTTCCACGTCCGGGCGTCGAAGGGCATCCACCTGGTCGTACCGAAGGACCGGATCAACTCCTCCACCGGGCTGATCCTGCGGACCGAGAAGTCCGTGCTGTTCGTCATCCCGTGGGGCCGGCACTGGATCGTGGGGACCACGGACACCGACTGGGACCTCGACAAGGCGCATCCGGCGGCGTCGAGCGCCGACATCGACTACCTGTTGGAGCACGTGAACTCGGTGCTGGCGGTGCCGCTGACACGGGACGACGTCGAAGGCGTGTACGCGGGCCTGCGGCCCCTGCTGGCGGGCGAGTCGGACGCGACGAGCAAGCTCTCGCGCGAGCACACGGTCGCGCACCCGGTGCCGGGGCTGGTGGTGGTCGCGGGCGGCAAGTACACGACGTACCGGGTCATGGCGAAGGACGCGGTGGACGAGGCCGTACACGGGCTGGACCAGCGGGTCGCCGACTGCGTGACGGAGGACGTCCCGCTGGTCGGGGCGGAGGGCTACCGGGCGCTGTGGAACGGGCGCGCGCGGATCGCCGGCCGGACGGGCCTGCACGTCGTGCGGGTCGAACACCTGTTGAACCGGTACGGGTCGCTGACGGAGGAACTGCTCGACCTGATCGCGGCCGATCCCGGGTTGGGGGAGCCGTTGTCGGGTGCGGACGACTACTTGCGGGCAGAAGTGGTGTATGCCGCGTCGCACGAGGGCGCGCGGCACCTGGAGGACGTGCTCACGCGGCGCACGCGGATCTCGATCGAGACGTTCGACCGTGGGACGCGATCGGCGCGGGAGTGCGCGGAGTTGATGGCTCCGGTTCTGGGGTGGGACAAGCAGCAGATCGAGAAGGAGGTCGAGCACTACGAGAAGCGGGTGGAAGCCGAAAGGGAATCGCAGCGCCAGCCGGACGACCAGACGGCGGACGCGGCGCGGCTGGGGGCGCCCGACATCGTTCCGTTGTAA
- a CDS encoding nucleotide sugar dehydrogenase: MPADLAVIGLGHLGLPLAQAAVAAGIETVGYDSGPATDSSLTAAEIRRMSAAGFRITTNPAELGRVRTAVICAPTQLGADRALDLSAVGEAGHALAARLRPHTTVILESAAHPGVTEDYLRPILEAGSGLRAGRDFHLAYSPSRLDPGNRTHGIANTPKVIGGLTPACTESAHAFYARITEKVVRARGLREAETVQLLETNYRHVNIALMNEMAVLCHDIGVDLWDVIRCAETKPYGFQAFRPGPGVGGHGVPLDPTYLPHTTRTPGHPLRMVGLAQEINTRMPQYVIQRSATLLNEHGKSARGARVLLLGVTYKPDLADQEGSPAPEIASRLIDLGALISYHDPYISGWRVRDRPVPRAESLYEAAANADLTILLQHHRTYDLQGLAVKAQLLLDTRGASPAGAAHRL; this comes from the coding sequence ATGCCCGCAGATCTCGCCGTCATCGGACTCGGCCACCTCGGCCTCCCCCTCGCCCAGGCGGCTGTCGCCGCCGGAATCGAGACAGTCGGCTACGACAGCGGTCCGGCCACGGACAGCAGCCTCACCGCCGCCGAAATCCGCCGCATGTCGGCGGCCGGCTTCCGCATCACCACCAACCCCGCCGAGCTCGGCCGGGTCCGCACCGCCGTCATCTGCGCCCCCACCCAGCTCGGCGCCGACCGGGCACTGGACCTCTCCGCCGTCGGCGAGGCCGGCCACGCGCTCGCCGCCCGGCTGCGGCCCCACACCACCGTCATCCTCGAATCCGCGGCCCACCCCGGCGTCACCGAGGACTACCTGCGCCCGATCCTCGAAGCCGGCTCCGGACTGCGCGCCGGCCGGGACTTCCACCTGGCCTACTCCCCCAGCCGCCTCGACCCCGGCAACCGCACCCACGGCATCGCCAACACCCCCAAGGTCATCGGCGGCCTCACCCCCGCCTGCACCGAGTCGGCGCACGCCTTCTACGCCCGCATCACCGAGAAGGTGGTCCGCGCCCGGGGCCTGCGCGAGGCGGAGACCGTACAGCTGCTGGAGACCAACTACCGGCACGTCAACATCGCCCTCATGAACGAGATGGCGGTCCTGTGCCACGACATCGGCGTCGACCTGTGGGACGTCATCCGCTGCGCCGAGACGAAGCCGTACGGGTTCCAGGCGTTCCGACCCGGCCCCGGCGTCGGCGGCCACGGCGTCCCCCTGGACCCCACCTATCTCCCCCACACCACCCGCACCCCGGGCCACCCGCTGCGCATGGTCGGTCTGGCCCAGGAGATCAACACCCGGATGCCGCAGTACGTCATCCAGCGCTCCGCCACCCTGCTGAACGAGCACGGAAAATCCGCCCGCGGCGCCCGCGTCCTGCTGCTCGGGGTCACCTACAAGCCGGACCTCGCGGACCAGGAGGGTTCCCCGGCCCCGGAGATCGCCAGCCGGCTCATCGACCTCGGCGCGCTGATCAGCTACCACGATCCGTACATCTCGGGCTGGCGCGTCCGGGACCGGCCGGTCCCGCGGGCCGAATCGTTGTACGAGGCCGCCGCCAACGCCGACCTGACGATCCTGCTCCAGCACCACCGCACGTACGACCTCCAAGGCCTCGCGGTCAAAGCCCAGTTGCTGCTGGACACCCGCGGGGCCAGTCCGGCCGGCGCGGCCCATCGGCTCTGA
- a CDS encoding GuaB3 family IMP dehydrogenase-related protein translates to MTEIEIGRGKRGRRAYAFDDIAIVPSRRTRDPKEVSIAWQIDAYRFELPFLAAPMDSVVSPQTAIRIGELGGLGVLNLEGLWTRYEDPQPLLDEIAELDEAAATRRLQEIYSAPIQADLIRRRIKEVRDSGVVTAAALSPQRTAEFSKAVVEAGVDIFVIRGTTVSAEHVSGAAEPLNLKQFIYELDVPVIVGGCATYTAALHLMRTGAAGVLVGFGGGAAHTTRNVLGIQVPMATAVADVAAARRDYMDESGGRYVHVIADGGVGWSGDIPKAVACGADAVMMGSPLARATDAPGKGNHWGMEAVHEDVPRGKKVDLGTVGTTEEILTGPSHSPDGSMNLFGALRRSMATTGYSELKEFQRVEVTVADSQHSR, encoded by the coding sequence GTGACTGAGATCGAGATCGGGCGCGGCAAGCGCGGCCGCAGGGCGTACGCGTTCGACGACATCGCCATCGTCCCGAGCCGGCGTACGCGGGACCCGAAGGAGGTCTCGATCGCCTGGCAGATCGATGCGTACCGCTTCGAGCTCCCCTTCCTGGCCGCTCCCATGGACTCGGTGGTATCCCCGCAGACCGCGATCCGCATCGGCGAGCTCGGCGGCCTCGGCGTGCTGAACCTCGAAGGTCTGTGGACCCGCTACGAGGACCCGCAGCCGCTGCTGGACGAGATCGCGGAGCTGGACGAGGCGGCCGCGACCCGCCGCCTCCAGGAGATCTACTCCGCGCCGATCCAGGCGGACCTGATCCGCCGGCGCATCAAGGAGGTGCGCGACTCCGGTGTCGTCACCGCCGCCGCGCTCTCCCCGCAGCGCACCGCCGAGTTCTCCAAGGCCGTCGTCGAGGCGGGCGTGGACATCTTCGTGATCCGCGGCACCACCGTGTCGGCGGAGCACGTCTCCGGCGCCGCCGAGCCGCTGAACCTCAAGCAGTTCATCTACGAGCTCGACGTGCCGGTCATCGTCGGCGGCTGCGCCACCTACACCGCGGCCCTGCACCTGATGCGCACCGGCGCGGCGGGCGTCCTGGTCGGCTTCGGCGGCGGCGCCGCGCACACCACGCGCAACGTGCTCGGCATCCAGGTCCCGATGGCCACCGCCGTCGCGGACGTGGCCGCGGCCCGCCGCGACTACATGGACGAGTCCGGCGGCCGCTACGTGCACGTCATCGCCGACGGCGGCGTGGGCTGGTCCGGGGACATCCCCAAGGCCGTCGCCTGCGGCGCGGACGCGGTGATGATGGGCTCCCCGCTGGCCCGTGCCACGGACGCGCCCGGCAAGGGCAACCACTGGGGCATGGAGGCCGTCCACGAGGACGTGCCGCGCGGCAAGAAGGTCGACCTCGGTACGGTCGGCACCACCGAGGAGATCCTCACCGGCCCGTCGCACTCCCCGGACGGTTCGATGAACCTCTTCGGCGCGCTGCGCCGCTCGATGGCCACCACCGGCTACAGCGAGCTCAAGGAGTTCCAGCGGGTCGAGGTCACGGTCGCGGACTCGCAGCACAGCCGCTGA
- the guaB gene encoding IMP dehydrogenase has translation MTESGSTGVPDKFATLGLTYDDVLLLPGASDMAPEQIDTSSLISRNVRVNVPLLSAAMDKVTEARMAIAMARQGGVGVLHRNLSIADQANQVDLVKRSESGMVTDPITVHPDATLGEADQLCAKFRISGVPVTDAAGKLLGIVTNRDMAFESDRSRQVREVMTPMPLVTGKVGISGVDAMELLRRHKIEKLPLVDDAGILKGLITVKDFVKAEKYPNAAKDKDGRLLVGAAVGVAGDAYERAQALIEAGADFIVVDTAHGHSRLVGDMVAKIKSNSGVDVIGGNVATRDGAQALIDAGCDGIKVGVGPGSICTTRVVAGIGVPQVTAIYEAALAAKAAGVPVIGDGGLQYSGDIAKALVAGADTVMLGSLLAGCEESPGELLFINGKQFKSYRGMGSLGAMQSRGDQRSFSKDRYFQEGVGGDDKLIPEGIEGQVPYRGPLSAVVHQLVGGLRQSMFYVGGRTVPELQERGRFVRITSAGLKESHPHDIQMTVEAPNYSRKG, from the coding sequence ATGACCGAGAGCGGTTCGACCGGAGTGCCCGACAAATTCGCCACGCTCGGACTGACCTACGACGACGTCCTGCTGCTGCCGGGCGCGTCGGACATGGCGCCGGAGCAGATCGACACCTCCTCCCTCATCTCCCGCAACGTCCGGGTGAACGTCCCGCTGCTCTCCGCGGCCATGGACAAGGTCACCGAGGCCCGCATGGCCATCGCGATGGCCCGCCAGGGCGGCGTCGGCGTACTGCACCGCAACCTCTCCATCGCCGACCAGGCCAACCAGGTCGACCTGGTCAAGCGCTCCGAGTCGGGCATGGTCACCGACCCGATCACGGTCCACCCCGACGCCACGCTCGGCGAGGCGGACCAGCTCTGCGCGAAGTTCCGCATCTCCGGTGTCCCGGTCACCGACGCCGCCGGCAAGCTGCTGGGCATCGTCACCAACCGCGACATGGCCTTCGAGTCGGACCGCAGCCGCCAGGTGCGCGAGGTCATGACCCCGATGCCGCTGGTCACCGGCAAGGTCGGCATCTCCGGCGTCGACGCCATGGAGCTGCTGCGCCGCCACAAGATCGAGAAGCTGCCGCTGGTCGACGACGCGGGCATCCTCAAGGGCCTCATCACGGTCAAGGACTTCGTCAAGGCCGAGAAGTACCCGAACGCCGCGAAGGACAAGGACGGCCGGCTGCTCGTCGGCGCGGCCGTCGGTGTCGCCGGTGACGCGTACGAGCGTGCCCAGGCCCTGATCGAGGCGGGCGCCGACTTCATCGTCGTCGACACCGCCCACGGCCACTCCCGCCTGGTCGGCGACATGGTCGCCAAGATCAAGTCGAACTCCGGCGTCGACGTCATCGGCGGCAACGTCGCCACCCGCGACGGCGCCCAGGCGCTCATCGACGCCGGCTGCGACGGCATCAAGGTCGGTGTCGGCCCCGGCTCCATCTGCACCACCCGCGTCGTCGCCGGCATCGGCGTCCCGCAGGTCACCGCCATCTACGAGGCCGCGCTCGCCGCGAAGGCCGCGGGCGTCCCGGTCATCGGCGACGGCGGCCTCCAGTACTCCGGCGACATCGCCAAGGCGCTCGTCGCCGGCGCCGACACCGTGATGCTCGGCTCGCTGCTGGCGGGCTGCGAGGAGTCCCCGGGCGAGCTGCTCTTCATCAACGGCAAGCAGTTCAAGTCGTACCGCGGCATGGGCTCGCTCGGCGCGATGCAGTCCCGCGGCGACCAGCGTTCCTTCTCCAAGGACCGCTACTTCCAGGAGGGCGTCGGCGGCGACGACAAGCTGATCCCCGAGGGCATCGAGGGTCAGGTCCCCTACCGCGGTCCGCTGTCCGCGGTCGTGCACCAGCTGGTCGGCGGCCTGCGCCAGTCGATGTTCTACGTCGGCGGCCGCACGGTCCCCGAGCTGCAGGAACGGGGCCGCTTCGTCCGGATCACCTCGGCGGGGCTCAAGGAGAGCCACCCGCACGACATCCAGATGACGGTCGAGGCGCCGAACTACTCCCGCAAGGGCTGA
- a CDS encoding sigma-70 family RNA polymerase sigma factor has translation MRDDEAQGSPTATSHTDAAKGGGAGAVSALVRRAVEGDEQATHDLLAFVHPLAIRYCRTRLSRLPGDARHFVEDLAQEVCVAVLMALPRYRDTGRPFEAFVFAIAAHKVADLQRAAMRHPGSTAVPSDEMPERPDDSLGPEERALLSSDAAWAKKLLANLPENQRELLVLRVAVGLTAEETGQMLGMSPGAVRVAQHRALSRLRALAEQ, from the coding sequence ATGCGCGACGACGAGGCCCAGGGGTCACCCACGGCCACAAGCCACACGGACGCCGCCAAAGGCGGCGGTGCCGGGGCCGTCAGCGCGCTCGTACGCCGAGCGGTGGAAGGCGACGAGCAGGCCACTCACGACCTGCTCGCCTTCGTGCACCCCCTCGCCATCCGCTACTGCCGCACCCGGCTGTCCCGGCTTCCCGGTGACGCTCGTCACTTCGTGGAGGACCTGGCGCAAGAGGTGTGCGTCGCCGTCCTGATGGCGCTGCCCCGCTACCGGGACACCGGCCGCCCCTTCGAGGCCTTCGTCTTCGCCATCGCCGCGCACAAGGTCGCCGACCTCCAGCGGGCAGCCATGCGCCACCCCGGGAGCACCGCCGTCCCGTCCGACGAGATGCCGGAGCGGCCCGACGACTCGCTGGGCCCCGAGGAGCGGGCGCTGCTCAGCAGCGACGCCGCCTGGGCCAAGAAACTGCTGGCCAACCTCCCGGAGAACCAGCGCGAGCTGCTCGTCCTGCGGGTGGCGGTGGGCCTCACCGCCGAGGAGACCGGGCAGATGCTCGGGATGTCGCCCGGCGCGGTACGCGTGGCCCAGCACCGTGCCCTCAGCCGGCTGCGCGCCCTCGCCGAGCAGTAG
- a CDS encoding response regulator transcription factor, which yields MTSVLVCDDSPLAREALRRAVATVPGVERVTTAANGEEVLRRWGADRSDLILMDVRMPGLGGVETVRRLLSADPGARIIMLTVAEDLDGVALAVAAGARGYLHKDASRAELRATVTQALADPTWRLAPRRLRSAEMGAAPTLTAREIQVLEGMSHGRSNAEIGRELFLSEDTVKTHARRLFKKLGASDRAHAVALGFRWGLVR from the coding sequence ATGACTTCCGTCCTCGTCTGCGACGACTCCCCGCTTGCCCGAGAGGCGCTCCGTCGCGCGGTTGCCACCGTGCCCGGCGTCGAGCGTGTGACGACGGCTGCCAACGGCGAGGAAGTCCTCCGCCGCTGGGGTGCCGACCGCTCCGATCTCATTCTGATGGACGTCCGGATGCCGGGCCTCGGCGGTGTGGAGACGGTTCGCCGGCTGCTCTCGGCCGATCCGGGCGCCCGCATCATCATGCTGACGGTCGCCGAGGACCTGGACGGCGTGGCCCTCGCGGTCGCCGCCGGAGCCCGGGGCTATCTGCACAAGGACGCCTCGCGCGCCGAACTGCGGGCCACGGTCACCCAGGCGCTCGCCGACCCGACCTGGCGACTGGCACCGCGCCGGCTCCGCTCGGCCGAGATGGGCGCCGCGCCCACCCTCACCGCGCGCGAGATCCAGGTGCTGGAGGGCATGAGCCACGGCCGTTCCAACGCGGAGATCGGGCGCGAGCTCTTCCTCTCCGAGGACACGGTCAAGACGCACGCCCGCAGGCTCTTCAAGAAGCTCGGCGCCTCGGACCGGGCGCACGCCGTGGCACTCGGGTTCCGCTGGGGCCTGGTCCGCTGA
- a CDS encoding WhiB family transcriptional regulator, whose product MADFSRLPGPNADLWDWQLLAACRGVDSSLFFHPEGERGAARSAREASAKEVCMRCPVRAECAAHALAVREPYGVWGGLTEDEREELMGRARHRLIPASSATGPAAPR is encoded by the coding sequence ATGGCAGATTTCTCCAGGCTCCCCGGACCGAACGCCGACCTCTGGGACTGGCAGCTACTGGCTGCCTGCCGCGGGGTCGACAGCTCCCTCTTCTTCCACCCGGAGGGCGAGCGGGGTGCGGCCAGGAGCGCGCGCGAGGCCTCGGCTAAAGAGGTCTGCATGCGCTGTCCGGTGCGCGCGGAATGCGCCGCGCACGCACTCGCCGTCCGTGAGCCCTACGGGGTGTGGGGCGGCCTCACCGAGGACGAACGCGAGGAACTGATGGGGCGCGCACGGCACCGGCTGATCCCCGCGTCAAGCGCCACCGGGCCGGCCGCTCCGCGCTGA
- a CDS encoding LysR family transcriptional regulator: MIEARHLRVLRAVAGTGSFSAAARELGCTQPAVSQQMKALEQSAGTPLLIRTGREMRLTQAGEALVRHAAGILAGLTAAEEEVAAIAGLRAGRVRLVSFPSGSSTLVPTALAAMRAEHPGTRISLVEAEPPRSVEMLREGDCDLALAFRYGASAGPAAEWEDLVVRPLLTDRLVGLVPEAHRLAGAGRVGMAELAGEPWIAGCPRCRRHLVEVCEEAGFTPRIDFATDDYPAVVGLVGAGLGVAVLPELAVESVRAKGVSAVVVEPAVEREVVALTLPDLARVPAVAATLVELERAAASMGA, translated from the coding sequence GTGATCGAGGCACGTCATCTACGGGTCCTGCGCGCCGTCGCCGGGACCGGTTCCTTCTCCGCCGCAGCCCGCGAACTGGGCTGCACCCAGCCGGCCGTCTCCCAGCAGATGAAGGCGCTGGAGCAGTCGGCCGGCACTCCGCTGCTGATCCGGACCGGCCGCGAGATGCGGCTCACCCAGGCCGGCGAGGCGCTGGTCAGGCATGCCGCCGGCATCCTGGCCGGGCTGACCGCCGCCGAGGAGGAGGTCGCGGCGATCGCCGGGCTGCGCGCGGGCCGGGTGCGGCTCGTGTCGTTCCCCAGCGGCAGTTCCACGCTGGTCCCCACGGCGCTGGCGGCCATGCGCGCCGAGCACCCCGGCACCCGGATCTCGCTGGTCGAGGCGGAACCGCCGCGCTCGGTGGAGATGCTGCGCGAGGGGGACTGCGACCTGGCGCTGGCCTTCCGGTACGGGGCTTCGGCCGGGCCCGCCGCCGAGTGGGAGGACCTGGTGGTGCGGCCCCTGCTGACCGACCGGCTCGTGGGGCTGGTCCCCGAGGCGCACCGGCTGGCCGGAGCCGGCCGGGTGGGCATGGCCGAGCTGGCCGGGGAGCCGTGGATCGCGGGCTGCCCGCGCTGCCGCCGCCATCTGGTGGAGGTGTGCGAGGAGGCCGGGTTCACCCCGCGCATCGACTTCGCGACCGACGACTACCCGGCGGTGGTCGGCCTGGTCGGGGCGGGGCTGGGGGTGGCGGTGCTGCCGGAGCTCGCGGTGGAGTCCGTGCGGGCCAAGGGGGTCAGCGCCGTGGTGGTCGAACCGGCCGTCGAGCGGGAGGTCGTGGCGCTGACCCTGCCCGACCTCGCGCGGGTCCCGGCGGTGGCCGCGACCCTGGTGGAACTGGAGCGGGCCGCCGCGTCCATGGGGGCGTGA
- a CDS encoding SDR family NAD(P)-dependent oxidoreductase, translated as MTTALITGSTAGIGAAFARRLAAQGHNLVLVARDTERLGEQATELHDRHGIEAEVLAADLSTDKGIAAVEARLGDRTHPVDLLVNNAGFGNKGSYLQVSMADELTMLKVHVEAVLRLTSAAAESMRSRGRGGVVNVASVAAFVPRGTYGASKAWVVQFTQGAAKDLAGSGVRLMALCPGFVRTEFHERAGMGTDNIPGWMWLDADKLVAAALADLARGKTVSIPDPRYKALMGVVKLTPRGLLGGVSSRTGRKYGPR; from the coding sequence ATGACGACCGCGTTGATTACGGGATCCACGGCGGGCATCGGCGCCGCCTTCGCCCGGCGGCTCGCCGCCCAGGGGCACAACCTGGTGCTGGTGGCGCGGGACACCGAGCGCCTGGGCGAGCAGGCCACCGAACTGCACGACCGGCACGGCATCGAGGCCGAGGTGCTGGCCGCCGACCTGTCCACGGACAAGGGCATCGCCGCGGTCGAGGCACGCCTCGGCGACCGCACGCACCCGGTGGACCTGCTGGTCAACAACGCCGGCTTCGGCAACAAGGGCAGCTACCTCCAGGTCTCCATGGCGGACGAACTGACGATGCTGAAGGTGCACGTCGAAGCGGTGCTGCGGCTGACCTCGGCGGCGGCCGAGTCGATGCGCTCGCGCGGGCGCGGCGGTGTCGTCAACGTGGCCTCGGTGGCCGCCTTCGTACCGCGCGGGACCTACGGGGCGAGCAAGGCCTGGGTCGTGCAGTTCACCCAGGGCGCGGCGAAGGACCTGGCCGGGAGCGGGGTGCGGCTGATGGCGCTGTGCCCGGGCTTCGTACGGACCGAGTTCCACGAGCGGGCCGGGATGGGCACCGACAACATCCCGGGCTGGATGTGGCTGGACGCCGACAAGTTGGTGGCGGCGGCGCTGGCCGACCTGGCGCGCGGCAAGACCGTGTCCATCCCCGACCCCCGGTACAAGGCGCTGATGGGCGTGGTGAAACTGACGCCGCGCGGGCTCCTGGGTGGGGTGTCGTCGCGCACGGGCCGCAAGTACGGGCCCCGGTAA
- a CDS encoding ester cyclase: MTFVQVIDYETKRFEEMNALIDRWAEQASGRRTVTHTMIGRDRDAKTHYVDLVEFPSYEEAMRNSQLPETDRMFQEMVSLCDGMPKFMNLDVVRDEYLNKLLVNRIFEDLAEKGDFDVMEECVAAGYMDHDMMQMPGNADGREGLRRSMTMWRDAFDFTFDLHRQIAEGDCVSTLWNWTGRQKGEFMGVPSTGQEVSMSGCTTFRIENGQVAEGWWYYDAPGLMRQLGMNMGMTSGGTTRDMGM; encoded by the coding sequence ATGACTTTCGTGCAGGTAATTGATTACGAAACCAAGCGGTTCGAGGAGATGAACGCGCTCATCGACCGCTGGGCGGAGCAGGCGAGCGGCCGGCGGACGGTCACCCACACGATGATCGGACGGGACCGCGACGCCAAGACGCACTACGTCGATCTCGTCGAATTCCCCTCGTACGAGGAGGCCATGAGGAACTCTCAGCTGCCCGAGACGGACCGGATGTTCCAGGAAATGGTGTCCCTCTGCGACGGAATGCCGAAGTTCATGAACCTGGACGTCGTCCGCGACGAGTACCTCAACAAGCTGCTCGTGAACCGGATCTTCGAGGACCTGGCGGAGAAGGGGGACTTCGACGTCATGGAGGAGTGCGTCGCGGCCGGCTACATGGACCACGACATGATGCAGATGCCCGGCAATGCCGACGGCCGCGAGGGGCTGCGCCGGAGCATGACGATGTGGCGCGACGCCTTCGACTTCACCTTCGACCTGCACCGCCAGATCGCCGAAGGCGACTGCGTCAGCACCCTGTGGAACTGGACCGGCAGGCAGAAGGGCGAGTTCATGGGGGTCCCCTCGACGGGACAGGAAGTCAGCATGTCGGGCTGCACCACCTTCCGGATCGAGAACGGCCAGGTCGCGGAGGGCTGGTGGTACTACGACGCCCCCGGCCTGATGCGCCAGCTGGGCATGAACATGGGCATGACCTCGGGCGGCACCACCCGGGACATGGGCATGTGA